The Rhodohalobacter sp. SW132 genomic sequence GTCTACCACAAACACACATACAACGCTTCAAAACATCCGCACAGGCGGAGCTGGAGAAGTTTTTTTGGGTAGCCTTAACGCCTTACCTGTTGTATCCATTGATTCATTAGATAACAACCTAATTTTGGGTCTGTCTATTCTATCTATTCTAATTATTAATATTCTAATTCTAATTCTGAGCTAAACTTACAGCCGGAGATTAGAATTTAGATTCCTCAACACATCTTAAATTTTGACCTCCGGCAGGAAACGTATATCCCTATGCCAATGAAACCTGCCAAACAAAACTCACAAGATTCAACCAAAGCCTCGTTTCTCGAATCCGTGCCTTCCGGCAAACCGGACGGCGCAACGTTTAACGGTGCTGAAATCCTCATCAAAACGCTCACCGATCTCGGTGTAGACACCATCTTCGGCTACCCCGGAGGCGCGGTGCTCCCGATTTATGATCAGCTTTTTGACTGCCACGATATTAATCACTACCTGATTCGTCACGAACAGGCGGGAACGCACGCCGCTGACGGCTATTCCCGCGCAACGGGCAAACCGGGTGTGGTACTGGCTACATCGGGCCCCGGCGGTACGAATACCGTAACCGGAATTGCAACTGCAGCGATGGACTCCATTCCGCTTGTGGTTCTTACCGGACAGGTTCCAACCGGCGTGATTGGGAATGATGCGTTTCAGGAGGCGGATATTGTAGGGATTACCCGCCCCATCACCAAGCACAGCTACCTGGTGCGGGACGTAAATGAGCTGGAACACAGTTTGCGTGAAGCGTTTCATATTGCCACCAGCGGCAGGCCCGGTCCGGTTCTTGTGGATCTCCCGAAGGATATGCTCAACACTCAGGGTACGTTTACAGGCACCAAGCAGGTTCAGATACCAAGTTATAAGCCGAACACACATGGACATCACTCCCAGATAGCAAAGGCCGCAAAAATGCTCAGTGAAGCGAAAAAGCCTTTGATTTATGCAGGAGGAGGCGTCATTCTCGGTGAGGCATGGGAAGAACTCACAGAGATGGCAGAACGGCACAACATTCCGGTCACCACCACACTTATGGGACTTGGCGGTTTCCCGGAAACCAAGCCGCAATCTCTCGGAATGCTGGGCATGCACGGAACCTGGTACGCCAACATGGCGATGACCGACTGCGATGTTCTTCTCTGTGTAGGCGCCCGGTTTGATGACCGCGTAACGGGCCGATTGGATGGTTTTTCACAAAATTCAAGAAAGATTCATATTGATATCGATCCGTCCAGTATTGGAAAAAATGTGCCTACTGAAGTTCCGATAGTGGGTGATGTAAAACATGTTCTTCCGGTGCTCGACAAGATGATAAAAGCTCCTCAAATTGATGAATGGTGGGATCAGATTCACACCTGGCAAAAAGATCATCCGCTTAAGGTGCCAAAAGCCGAGGATAAGATCTACCCGCAGCATATGGTTCAAATGATCTCGGAAATCACAAACGGTAACGCCATTGTGGTGACCGATGTGGGACAGCACCAGATGTGGGCGGCACAACATTATAAATATAACCATCCCCGCTCCTGGATCTCTTCTGGCGGACTCGGAACGATGGGATACGGATTTCCGGCGGCCATCGGCGCCACCATTGCTTGTCCGGATCGTGACGTAGTCTGTATCACGGGCGACGGCGGGTTCCAGATGTCATCTTATGAATTAATGACCGCTGTGGAGTACAAAATCCCTGTTAAGATCGCCCTGATGAATAACAACTGCCTCGGCATGGTTCGCCAGTGGCAGCAGCTCTTCTACAAAAACCGAACCAGCTACTCCGTGTTCGGCCACAACAATCCCGACTTTTTGAAAATGGCTGAAGCCTACGGTGCTGTCGGGATGCGTGCAACCACCCCCGCCGAAATGCGCGACGTACTCGAAAAAGCGATGAAAATTGATGACGGACCTGTATTGATGGATTTCCGCGTGGTAGAGACAGAAAATTGCTACCCGATGGTTCCATCCGGTGCTGCTCTCAATGAAATGGTTGAATCAGACGAGGAAGCCCAGCGATGAGCACGAATTCAATCATATCTGCATCAGGTACAAAAAACACGCTTTCTGTTTTAGTAAAGCACAATTTGAACACGTTTTCGAGGATCATCGGAATTTTCAGCGGAAAGGGATTTGAGATCGACAGCATCACATTTGCTTCGGAAGCCGATCCCGGCATGGCTCGAATTACGCTTACAACCACGGGAAGTGAAGAGGTTGTGGAGCAGATCACCAAACTTCTCCACAATGTGGTAGATGTGCTGAAAGTGACCAACCTCACAAATAAGAAATTTATTGAACGGGAACTTGCGCTTATCAAAGTGGCGAGCACCTCCGAAAACCGCACGGAGATCATGCTGGTTGCCCAGGCTTTTAAAGCCAAGGTGATTGACCTGAGCCCAACCCGGATCTCCCTTGAAGTAACCGGGATCCGCGATAAGATCGATGCTCTGATTGAAGTGCTTCGTCCGCACGGTATCTCCTCGGTAGCCCGAACCGGCACCGTTGCAACCAAACGAGAATTTAAAGGGAGTGCGTGATGAGGATGATTGATTTTAAAACTCTCCCCTGCGCTTGCGTCCCGGGCGTTTTTCCCCGGGGAGGGGAATCCTCCGCTTGCGGAGGGAGGGGTGTTCACAGGACTTTGATACAAATTATAAACTTAACACAAAGGTATCCCCTCAAAGAACATCCCCCAGAGCATCCGCTGGACGCGTCTGCTCATCCCCCTTCCA encodes the following:
- the ilvN gene encoding acetolactate synthase small subunit, encoding MSTNSIISASGTKNTLSVLVKHNLNTFSRIIGIFSGKGFEIDSITFASEADPGMARITLTTTGSEEVVEQITKLLHNVVDVLKVTNLTNKKFIERELALIKVASTSENRTEIMLVAQAFKAKVIDLSPTRISLEVTGIRDKIDALIEVLRPHGISSVARTGTVATKREFKGSA
- the ilvB gene encoding biosynthetic-type acetolactate synthase large subunit, which translates into the protein MKPAKQNSQDSTKASFLESVPSGKPDGATFNGAEILIKTLTDLGVDTIFGYPGGAVLPIYDQLFDCHDINHYLIRHEQAGTHAADGYSRATGKPGVVLATSGPGGTNTVTGIATAAMDSIPLVVLTGQVPTGVIGNDAFQEADIVGITRPITKHSYLVRDVNELEHSLREAFHIATSGRPGPVLVDLPKDMLNTQGTFTGTKQVQIPSYKPNTHGHHSQIAKAAKMLSEAKKPLIYAGGGVILGEAWEELTEMAERHNIPVTTTLMGLGGFPETKPQSLGMLGMHGTWYANMAMTDCDVLLCVGARFDDRVTGRLDGFSQNSRKIHIDIDPSSIGKNVPTEVPIVGDVKHVLPVLDKMIKAPQIDEWWDQIHTWQKDHPLKVPKAEDKIYPQHMVQMISEITNGNAIVVTDVGQHQMWAAQHYKYNHPRSWISSGGLGTMGYGFPAAIGATIACPDRDVVCITGDGGFQMSSYELMTAVEYKIPVKIALMNNNCLGMVRQWQQLFYKNRTSYSVFGHNNPDFLKMAEAYGAVGMRATTPAEMRDVLEKAMKIDDGPVLMDFRVVETENCYPMVPSGAALNEMVESDEEAQR